From uncultured Roseateles sp., the proteins below share one genomic window:
- a CDS encoding ATP-binding protein has product MNTLYWRLTLLLLAAALAGGLIHGGLTVWPLPQLLAALPGLGWRAPEVWSLPAALLTAALLLPLLLWTAALVMAPLGRLLRALEGSVLSYRDGDYSMSIAPQQAGELSQLVRLHSELGHALREQRQHLAQRELLLDTVVQNTPVALLLTDAQDRVAIANLAARQLLGDGRSLVGVDFSELLAGAPEAMQRALAAGHDCLFSLTLDGAEETFHLSQRSFRLQGRPHQLRLLRRMTRELSRQEVATWKRVIRVISHELNNSLAPISSLAHSGAELLKRGDTERAGRVFVSIGERAAHLHGFLDGYARFAKLPAPRLEPVDWPTFLDGLAAHCEFRLLGALPTAPARFDGTQIEQALINLLKNAREATADAAAHEVTLAVNLSRQELRFEVADRGPGMSETVLAQALLPFYSTKRAGTGLGLALAREIVEAHGGRIALANRVGGGLQVSLSLPLSETS; this is encoded by the coding sequence ATGAATACGCTGTACTGGCGTCTGACCCTGCTGCTGCTGGCCGCGGCGCTGGCCGGCGGCTTGATTCACGGCGGCCTGACCGTCTGGCCGCTGCCGCAGCTGCTGGCCGCGCTGCCCGGCCTGGGCTGGCGGGCACCTGAGGTGTGGAGCCTGCCGGCGGCGCTGCTGACCGCGGCCCTGCTGCTGCCGCTGCTGCTGTGGACGGCCGCTCTGGTGATGGCGCCGCTGGGCCGTTTGCTGCGCGCACTGGAGGGCTCGGTGCTGAGCTACCGCGATGGCGACTACAGCATGTCGATCGCGCCCCAGCAGGCTGGCGAGCTCAGCCAGCTGGTGCGCCTGCACAGCGAGCTGGGCCATGCCCTGCGCGAGCAGCGCCAGCATCTGGCCCAGCGTGAGCTGCTGCTCGACACCGTGGTGCAGAACACCCCGGTCGCCCTGCTCCTGACCGACGCGCAGGACCGGGTGGCGATTGCCAACCTGGCCGCGCGCCAGCTGCTGGGCGATGGCCGCAGCCTGGTGGGCGTGGACTTCAGCGAGCTGCTGGCAGGGGCCCCCGAAGCGATGCAGCGCGCGCTGGCCGCCGGCCACGACTGCCTGTTCAGCCTGACCCTGGACGGCGCCGAGGAGACCTTCCACCTGTCGCAGCGCAGCTTCCGCCTGCAGGGCCGGCCGCATCAGTTGCGGCTGCTGCGCCGCATGACGCGCGAGCTGTCGCGCCAGGAGGTGGCGACCTGGAAGCGGGTGATACGCGTCATCAGCCACGAGCTGAACAACTCGCTGGCGCCGATCTCGTCGCTGGCCCACAGCGGCGCCGAGCTGCTCAAGCGCGGTGACACCGAGCGCGCCGGCCGCGTGTTCGTCAGCATCGGCGAGCGGGCCGCCCATCTGCATGGTTTTCTGGACGGCTATGCCCGCTTTGCCAAGCTGCCCGCGCCGCGCCTGGAGCCGGTGGACTGGCCGACCTTTCTGGACGGGCTGGCCGCCCATTGCGAGTTCCGCCTGCTGGGGGCGCTGCCCACTGCGCCCGCCCGCTTCGATGGCACCCAGATCGAGCAGGCGCTGATCAATCTGCTGAAGAATGCCCGCGAGGCGACCGCTGATGCCGCCGCGCACGAGGTGACCCTGGCCGTGAACCTGAGCCGCCAGGAGCTGCGCTTCGAGGTCGCCGATCGCGGCCCTGGCATGAGCGAGACGGTGCTGGCCCAGGCGCTGCTGCCGTTCTACTCGACCAAGCGCGCGGGCACCGGCCTGGGCCTGGCGCTGGCGCGCGAGATCGTCGAGGCTCATGGCGGACGCATCGCGCTGGCCAACCGAGTCGGCGGCGGCTTGCAGGTCAGCCTGAGCCTGCCGCTGTCCGAGACGAGCTAG
- a CDS encoding helix-turn-helix domain-containing protein, with protein sequence MPHRTPTSDPTDEATADYSTMEVARMLGLAVRSVQLMVDRGELSAWKTPGGHRRIAGSSVQAWLAGRGAPQGAAVQEAAAPRSEAPQATQRVLLIEDSVHYQNLTRLLLKQQFPAVELHIAHDGIVGLAMYGQLQPQVLIIDILLPGIDGATLITSLRSQPQFAHSRLIVVTSLDEAQRAPYAFALADLPVVHKPRLVMDLPALLEQALQPDAQTAGSRP encoded by the coding sequence ATGCCTCATCGAACACCCACCTCCGACCCCACCGACGAAGCCACGGCGGACTACAGCACCATGGAAGTGGCCCGCATGCTGGGCTTGGCCGTGCGCTCGGTCCAGCTGATGGTCGATCGCGGCGAGTTGTCCGCCTGGAAGACGCCTGGCGGCCATCGCCGCATTGCCGGCAGCTCGGTGCAGGCCTGGCTGGCCGGGCGGGGTGCACCGCAGGGCGCGGCGGTCCAAGAGGCCGCGGCGCCGCGTTCGGAAGCGCCGCAAGCGACCCAACGCGTGCTGCTGATCGAAGACTCGGTGCACTACCAGAACCTGACCCGGCTGCTGCTCAAGCAGCAGTTCCCTGCTGTCGAGCTGCACATCGCCCATGACGGCATCGTCGGCCTGGCGATGTATGGCCAGCTGCAGCCGCAGGTGCTGATCATCGACATCCTGCTGCCCGGCATCGACGGCGCGACGCTGATCACCAGCCTTCGCTCGCAACCGCAGTTCGCCCACAGCCGGCTGATCGTCGTCACCTCGCTCGATGAAGCGCAGCGCGCGCCCTATGCCTTTGCGCTGGCCGATCTGCCGGTGGTGCACAAGCCGCGCCTGGTGATGGACCTGCCGGCGCTGCTCGAGCAGGCCCTGCAACCAGACGCACAGACGGCGGGCAGCCGACCATGA
- a CDS encoding response regulator gives MTLPRVLLVEDDPSLQRFVQLALEELPITLLTCCSVAQALAELAVEPVRLLITDLMLPDRSGLDLLAQLQREPALRGAARLAVFSAGLRPEVRVQLQALDVWRLLAKPCSIMELEACVLEALDAAPAAGAASITPPADVVSSHFGGNLPLYQAFRASCLLQFAHDLHAGDQACEQTDAQALRRLAHSLKSVLESLGHSNAAALARALETRADQGDWALALPLWNALRSSLQALV, from the coding sequence ATGACGCTGCCGCGCGTGCTGCTGGTCGAGGACGATCCCTCGCTGCAGCGCTTTGTGCAACTGGCCCTGGAGGAGCTGCCCATCACCCTGCTGACCTGCTGCAGCGTCGCCCAGGCACTGGCCGAGCTCGCCGTCGAGCCGGTGCGGCTGCTGATCACCGACCTGATGCTGCCCGACCGCTCCGGTCTGGACCTGCTGGCGCAGCTCCAGCGCGAGCCCGCCTTGCGTGGCGCGGCCCGGCTGGCGGTGTTCAGCGCCGGCCTGCGGCCCGAGGTGCGGGTTCAGCTGCAGGCACTGGATGTCTGGCGCCTGCTGGCCAAGCCCTGCTCCATCATGGAATTGGAGGCCTGTGTGCTGGAGGCGCTCGACGCCGCGCCCGCAGCCGGCGCAGCGTCGATCACCCCGCCGGCCGATGTCGTGTCCAGCCACTTCGGCGGCAATCTGCCGCTGTACCAGGCGTTTCGCGCCAGCTGCCTGCTGCAGTTTGCCCACGATCTGCACGCCGGCGACCAGGCCTGCGAGCAGACCGACGCACAGGCCCTGCGGCGCCTGGCCCATAGCCTGAAAAGCGTGCTGGAGAGCCTGGGCCACAGCAATGCGGCCGCGCTGGCGCGGGCCCTGGAGACGCGCGCCGACCAGGGCGACTGGGCGCTGGCCCTGCCCCTGTGGAACGCATTGCGCAGCTCCTTGCAGGCCCTGGTCTAG